The sequence below is a genomic window from Luteimonas sp. MC1825.
TCTTCCAGGGCAACTACCGCGAGTACGAGGAAGACAAGAAGCGCCGCATGGGCGACGACGCGGGCCCGAAGCGTCTGCGCTTCAAGGCGCTGAAGTAGGGGCGTTTTTGCCACGGACCTGCGCGGATGGACGCGCAGATCCGCGGCCAAGGAATCTTTTGACCTGATCCGTGGCAAGAAAGGAAACTTCCGATGGGTTTCATGCAGGAGCTGCGCGGGCGATGGTCGACGTCGGGGTCGCTGGTCTGCGTGGGGCTGGATCCGGAGCCGGCGAGGTTTCCCGCGCGGTTTGCCGATGACGACGATGCGGTGTTCGCGTTCTGCCGCGACATCGTCGACGCCACCGCCGAGTTCGCCTGTGCGTTCAAGCCGCAGGTCGCGCATTTCTCGGCGCTCGCTGCAGAGGGCGCGCTGGAGCGGCTGGTCGCGCACATCCACGCGGTGCATCCCGGGATCCCGGTGATCCTGGACGCGAAGCGCGGCGACATCGGTTCGACCGCACAGCGCTATGCGACGGAAGCCTTCGGTCGCTACGACGCCGATGCGGTCACGGTGAACCCGTACCTCGGTGGCGATTCGCTGCAGCCTTTCCTCGACCACGCCGATCGCGGCGTGGTGATCCTGTGCCGCACGTCCAACCCCGGCGCCGCCGACCTGCAGGACCTGCCGGTCGACGGCAAGCCGCTGTACCAGCACGTCGCCGCCAGGGCCGCGCGCGACTGGAACGGCCATGGCAACGTGGCGCTGGTGGTGGGGGCGACCTGGCCGGAGCAGCTGGCCGAGGTACGCGCCATCGTCAGCGACATGCCGCTGCTGGTGCCCGGCGTGGGTGCGCAGGGCGGCGACGTGGAAGCGGTGGTGCGCAACGGTCGCAGCGCCGATGGCACGGGCCTGCTGGTCAGCTCGTCGCGGGCGATCCTCTACGCCTCGGCCGGCGACGACTATGCGGCTGCAGCCGCGGGCGCCGCGCGCACGCTGCGCGACGCGATCAACCGCCACCGCTGAGCGCGGCGGCCCGGTCAGCCGTCGCTGGCGGCCTCCGGCACCGCGAACACCTGGCGCAGGTAGCGCAGGTAGCCGGCGTCGTCGCACATGGTCTTGCCGGGCGAGTCGCTGAGCTTGGCCACCGGCTGGCCGTTGCAGCGGACCATTTTCAGCACGATCTGCAGTGGCACCGGGCCGACATCATTGGTGAGGTTGGTGCCGATGCCGAACGACATCCGGCAGCGGCCGCGGAAGTGTGCGTACAGCTGCATGACCAGGTCGATGTCGAGGCCGTCGCTGAACACCAGCGTGCGCGTGCGTGGGTCGATGCGCATGGCCTTGAGATGGGCGATGACGCGCTCGCCCCACTCCACCGGGTCGCCGGAATCGTGGCGCACGCCGTCGAAGAGCTTGCAGAAATACAGGTCGAAATCGCGCAGGAACGCGTCCAGCCCGATGACATCGGTGAGCGCGATGCCGAGGTCGCCGCGGTATTCGCGCGCCCAGCCGTCAAAGGCGGCGACCTGCGAGTCGCGCAGCCGCGGACCCAGCGCCTGGTGCGCCTGCAGCCATTCGTGCGCCATCGTGCCCTGCGGCACCAGCGCGTGGCGGCGGGCGATGTCGACGTTGCTGGTGCCGGCGAATTTGACGCCCAGGCCGCGCGCCAGGCGCGGCACCACGGTGTCCTGCCAGTCGCGCGAATAGCGGCGCCGGGTGCCGAAGTCGGTGATGCGGCAGTCCTCGAAGCCGATGTCCTCATTGATGCGCGCGAGCTTGGCATCGAGCCGGCGCAGGCCCTCGGCGGTGTCGGCCGGTCCATGCGCGGCGCGGAACCAGACTTCGTTGACGATCGCCAGCAGCGGCACTTCGAACA
It includes:
- the pncB gene encoding nicotinate phosphoribosyltransferase, which gives rise to MIIRSLLDTDLYKFTMMQAVLHQHPAAHAEYRFKCRTPDIDLARHIDAISAEIDALCALRLSREELDYMRGLRFIKPDFVEFLGLFQLDRKHVRLQASDAVPGEIELTISGPWLHTILFEVPLLAIVNEVWFRAAHGPADTAEGLRRLDAKLARINEDIGFEDCRITDFGTRRRYSRDWQDTVVPRLARGLGVKFAGTSNVDIARRHALVPQGTMAHEWLQAHQALGPRLRDSQVAAFDGWAREYRGDLGIALTDVIGLDAFLRDFDLYFCKLFDGVRHDSGDPVEWGERVIAHLKAMRIDPRTRTLVFSDGLDIDLVMQLYAHFRGRCRMSFGIGTNLTNDVGPVPLQIVLKMVRCNGQPVAKLSDSPGKTMCDDAGYLRYLRQVFAVPEAASDG
- the pyrF gene encoding orotidine-5'-phosphate decarboxylase; this translates as MGFMQELRGRWSTSGSLVCVGLDPEPARFPARFADDDDAVFAFCRDIVDATAEFACAFKPQVAHFSALAAEGALERLVAHIHAVHPGIPVILDAKRGDIGSTAQRYATEAFGRYDADAVTVNPYLGGDSLQPFLDHADRGVVILCRTSNPGAADLQDLPVDGKPLYQHVAARAARDWNGHGNVALVVGATWPEQLAEVRAIVSDMPLLVPGVGAQGGDVEAVVRNGRSADGTGLLVSSSRAILYASAGDDYAAAAAGAARTLRDAINRHR